In Haliaeetus albicilla chromosome 30, bHalAlb1.1, whole genome shotgun sequence, a single genomic region encodes these proteins:
- the LOC138682979 gene encoding olfactory receptor 14A16-like — MSNSSSITEFLLLAFADTRELQLLHFWLFLAIYLAALLANGLIITTIACDHHLHTPMNFFLLNLSLLDLGSISTTVPKAMANSLWDNRAISYAGCAAQVFLFIFLISAEYFLLTVMAYDRYIAICKPLHYGTLLGSRACVHMAAAAWGSGFLNAVLHTANTFSLPLCQGNAVDQFFCEIPQILKLACSDAYLREIGLLVVTFCLAVGCFLFILLSYGQIFRAVLRIPSEQGQHKAFSMCLPHLAVVSFITGTGMFAYLKPPSISSPSLDLLVAVLYSVVPPALNPLIYSMRNHEIKDALRKLITGCF, encoded by the coding sequence atgtccaacagcagctccatcactgagttcctcctcctggcatttgcagacacgcgggagctgcagctcttgcacttctggctcttcctggccATCTACCTGGCTGCTCTTCTGGCCAACGGCCTCATCATCACCACCATAGCCTgtgaccaccacctccacacacccatgaacttcttcctcctcaacctctccctccttgacctgggctccatctccaccactgtccccaaagccatggccaacTCCCTCTGGGACAACAGGGCCATCTCCTATGCAggatgtgctgcacaggtctttctgttcatctttttgatctcagcagagtattttcttctcactgtcatggcctatgaccgctacattgccatctgcaaacccctgcactatgggaccctcctgggcagcagagcttgcgtccacatggcagcagctgcctggggcagtgggtttctcaatgctgtgctgcacactgccaatacattttcactaccactctgccaaggcaatgctgtggaccagttcttctgcGAAATCCCACAGATCCTCAAGCTTGCCTGCTCAGATGCCTACCTGAGGGAAATTGGTTTACTTGTAGTTACTTTCTGTTTAGCTGTtgggtgttttcttttcattttgctgtcctatgggcagatcttcagggctgtgctgaggatcccatctgagcagggacagcacaaagccttttccatgtgcctCCCTCACCTCGCCGTTGTCTCCTTCATTACAGGAACTGGAAtgtttgcctacctgaagccgccctccatctcctccccatccctggacctgctggtggcagttctgtactcagtggtgcctccagccttgaaccccctcatctacagcatgagaaacCATGAGATCAAGGATGCCCTGAGAAAACTAATCACTGGATGCTTTTGA
- the LOC138683025 gene encoding olfactory receptor 14C36-like, protein MASSLWDTRAISFLGCAAQVFFVFFLFGAEYSLLTVMAYDRYVAICKPLHYGTLLGSRACVHMAAAAWGSGFLHAVLHTANTFSVPLCQGNAVDQFFCEIPQILKLACSDAYLREVGVLAVGVCFGFGCFVFIVLSYVQIFRAVLRIPSEQGRHKAFSMCLPHLAVASLFISTVMFAYLKPPSISSPSLDLLVAVLYSVVPPAVNPFLCSIRNQDLQDALKKLIQSVIFQKQ, encoded by the coding sequence atggccaGCTCCCTCTGGGACACCAGGGCCATTTCCTTCTTGGGATGTGCTGCTCAGGTCTTCTTTGTATTCTTCTTGTTTGGTGCAGAGTATTCTCTcctcactgtcatggcctatgaccgctacgttgccatctgcaagcccctgcactacgggaccctcctgggcagcagagcttgtgtccacatggcagcagctgcctggggcagtgggtttctCCATGCTGTCCTGCACACTGCCAATACTTTTTCAGTAcccctctgccaaggcaatgctgtggaccagttcttctgtgaaatcccccagatcctcaagctcgcctgctcagatgcctacctcagggaagttggggTACTTGCAGTTGGTgtctgttttggatttgggtgttttgttttcattgtgctgtcctatgtgcagatcttcagggccgtgctgaggatcccttctgagcagggacggcacaaagccttttccatgtgcctCCCTCACCTCGCCGTGGCTTCCTTGTTTATCAGCACTGTCAtgtttgcctacctgaagcccccctccatctcctccccatccctggacctgctggtggcagttctgtactcagtggtgcctccagcagtgaatcccttcctctgcagcattAGGAACCAGGATCTCCAAGATGCACTGAAGAAGCTGATTCAATCAGTAATCTTTCAGAAGCAATAA